In Mustela nigripes isolate SB6536 chromosome 12, MUSNIG.SB6536, whole genome shotgun sequence, one DNA window encodes the following:
- the SLC23A1 gene encoding solute carrier family 23 member 1 isoform X1 has translation MKLLPSWRARLPQGLWSRAWPWAQQPRRTAHSCAPKMRAQENLEGRTQHESLGSAGNSERDPMESLPREPKFDMLYKIEDVPPWYLCILLGFQHYLTCFSGTIAVPFLLAEALCVGRDQHMVSQLIGTIFTCVGITTLIQTTLGIRLPLFQASAFAFLVPAKAILALERWKCPPEEDIYGNWSLPLNTSHIWHPRIREVQGAIIVSSMVEVVIGLMGLPGALLSYIGPLTVTPTVSLIGLSVFQAAGDRAGSHWGISACSILLIILFSQYLRNLTFLLPIYRWGKGLTLFRIQIFKMFPIVLAIMTVWLLCYILTLTNVLPSDPTAYGFQARTDARGDIMAIAPWIRIPYPCQWGLPTVTAAAVLGMFSATLAGIIESIGDYYACARLAGAPPPPVHAINRGIFTEGICCIIAGLLGTGNGSTSSSPNIGVLGITKVGSRRVVQYGAGIMLVLGTVGKFTALFASLPDPILGGMFCTLFGMITAVGLSNLQFVDMNSSRNLFVLGFSMFFGLTLPNYLESNPGTINTGIPEVDQILTVLLTTEMFVGGCLAFILDNTVPGSPEERGLIQWKAGAHANSEMSTSLKSYDFPIGMNIVKRIAFLKYIPICPVFKGFSSRSKTQPPVPEDTPENIQTGSACTKV, from the exons ATGAAGCTGCTGCCCAGCTGGAGAGCCCGGCTGCCTCAGGGCCTGTGGAGCAGGGCCTGGCCATGGGCGCAACAACCCAGAA GAACTGCTCACAGCTGTGCCCCAAAGATGAGGGCCCAGGAGAACCTGGAGGGCCGGACACAG CATGAGTCCCTGGGCTCTGCAGGGAACTCCGAGAGGGATCCCATGGAGTCCCTGCCCAGAGAGCCCAAGTTTGACATGTTGTACAAGATCGAGGATGTGCCACCCTGGTACCTGTGTATTCTGCTGGGCTTCCAG CATTACTTGACATGCTTCAGTGGCACCATTGCTGTGCCCTTCCTCCTGGCTGAGGCGCTGTGTGTGGGCCGGGACCAGCACATGGTCAGCCAGCTCATCGGGACGATCTTCACCTGCGTGGGCATCACCACCCTCATCCAGACCACACTGGGAATCCG GCTGCCGTTGTTCCAGGCCAGCGCCTTTGCATTTCTGGTCCCAGCCAAAGCCATCCTGGCCCTGGAGAGATGGAAATGCCCCCCGGAAG AGGATATCTACGGTAACTGGAGTCTTCCCCTGAATACCTCTCATATCTGGCACCCACGGATACGAGAG GTCCAGGGTGCAATCATAGTGTCCAGCATGGTGGAGGTGGTGATCGGGCTGATGGGGCTGCCTGGGGCCCTGCTCAGCTACATAGGACCTCTCACGGTCACCCCCACTGTCTCCCTCATTGGCCTGTCTGTCTTCCAAGCTGCCGGTGACCGAGCTGGTTCCCACTGGGGCATCTCAGCTTG TTCCATTCTCCTGATCATCCTCTTCTCCCAGTACCTGCGTAACCTCACCTTCCTGCTGCCTATCTACCGCTGGGGCAAGGGCCTGACTCTCTTCCGCATCCAGATCTTCAAGATGTTTCCA ATTGTGCTGGCCATCATGACCGTGTGGCTGCTCTGCTACATCCTGACCCTGACAAACGTGCTGCCCTCAGACCCCACCGCTTACGGCTTCCAGGCACGGACAGATGCACGAGGGGACATCATGGCTATTGCACCCTGGATCCGCATTCCCTACCCCT GTCAGTGGGGCCTGCCCACAGTGACTGCGGCTGCTGTCCTGGGAATGTTCAGTGCCACACTGGCAGGCATCATCGAGTCCATCGGAGATTACTATGCTTGTGCCCGCCTGGCGggtgccccaccccctcctgtaCATGCCATCAACAG GGGTATCTTCACTGAAGGCATCTGCTGCATTATCGCAGGGCTGCTGGGCACAGGCAATGGGTCCACATCGTCCAGCCCCAACATTGGTGTTCTGGGGATTACCAAG GTAGGCAGCCGGCGTGTGGTGCAGTACGGTGCGGGAATCATGCTCGTCCTGGGCACAGTTGGCAAGTTCACCGCCCTTTTTGCTTCACTCCCTGACCCCATACTGGGGGGTATGTTCTGCACCCTTTTTG GCATGATTACGGCTGTGGGGCTATCCAACTTGCAGTTTGTGGACATGAACTCCTCCCGCAACCTGTTCGTGCTCGGATTTTCTATGTTCTTTGGGCTCACGCTGCCCAATTACCTGGAGTCCAACCCTGGCACCATAAACACAG GTATTCCTGAAGTGGACCAGATTCTGACTGTGCTGCTGACCACAGAGATGTTCGTGGGTGGGTGCCTCGCTTTCATACTGGACAACACAGTGCCAG GGAGCCCAGAAGAACGAGGTCTGATACAATGGAAAGCTGGGGCCCATGCCAACAGTGAGATGTCCACCAGCCTCAAGAGCTATGACTTCCCCATTGGGATGAACATTGTAAAAAGAATTGCCTTTCTGAAATACATTCCTATCTGCCCAGTCTTCAAAGGATTTTCTTCAAGGTCGAAAACCCAGCCTCCAGTTCCAGAAGACACTCCAGAAAATATACAAACTGGATCTGCATGCACCAAAGTCTGA
- the SLC23A1 gene encoding solute carrier family 23 member 1 isoform X2 → MKLLPSWRARLPQGLWSRAWPWAQQPRRTAHSCAPKMRAQENLEGRTQHESLGSAGNSERDPMESLPREPKFDMLYKIEDVPPWYLCILLGFQHYLTCFSGTIAVPFLLAEALCVGRDQHMVSQLIGTIFTCVGITTLIQTTLGIRSILLIILFSQYLRNLTFLLPIYRWGKGLTLFRIQIFKMFPIVLAIMTVWLLCYILTLTNVLPSDPTAYGFQARTDARGDIMAIAPWIRIPYPCQWGLPTVTAAAVLGMFSATLAGIIESIGDYYACARLAGAPPPPVHAINRGIFTEGICCIIAGLLGTGNGSTSSSPNIGVLGITKVGSRRVVQYGAGIMLVLGTVGKFTALFASLPDPILGGMFCTLFGMITAVGLSNLQFVDMNSSRNLFVLGFSMFFGLTLPNYLESNPGTINTGIPEVDQILTVLLTTEMFVGGCLAFILDNTVPGSPEERGLIQWKAGAHANSEMSTSLKSYDFPIGMNIVKRIAFLKYIPICPVFKGFSSRSKTQPPVPEDTPENIQTGSACTKV, encoded by the exons ATGAAGCTGCTGCCCAGCTGGAGAGCCCGGCTGCCTCAGGGCCTGTGGAGCAGGGCCTGGCCATGGGCGCAACAACCCAGAA GAACTGCTCACAGCTGTGCCCCAAAGATGAGGGCCCAGGAGAACCTGGAGGGCCGGACACAG CATGAGTCCCTGGGCTCTGCAGGGAACTCCGAGAGGGATCCCATGGAGTCCCTGCCCAGAGAGCCCAAGTTTGACATGTTGTACAAGATCGAGGATGTGCCACCCTGGTACCTGTGTATTCTGCTGGGCTTCCAG CATTACTTGACATGCTTCAGTGGCACCATTGCTGTGCCCTTCCTCCTGGCTGAGGCGCTGTGTGTGGGCCGGGACCAGCACATGGTCAGCCAGCTCATCGGGACGATCTTCACCTGCGTGGGCATCACCACCCTCATCCAGACCACACTGGGAATCCG TTCCATTCTCCTGATCATCCTCTTCTCCCAGTACCTGCGTAACCTCACCTTCCTGCTGCCTATCTACCGCTGGGGCAAGGGCCTGACTCTCTTCCGCATCCAGATCTTCAAGATGTTTCCA ATTGTGCTGGCCATCATGACCGTGTGGCTGCTCTGCTACATCCTGACCCTGACAAACGTGCTGCCCTCAGACCCCACCGCTTACGGCTTCCAGGCACGGACAGATGCACGAGGGGACATCATGGCTATTGCACCCTGGATCCGCATTCCCTACCCCT GTCAGTGGGGCCTGCCCACAGTGACTGCGGCTGCTGTCCTGGGAATGTTCAGTGCCACACTGGCAGGCATCATCGAGTCCATCGGAGATTACTATGCTTGTGCCCGCCTGGCGggtgccccaccccctcctgtaCATGCCATCAACAG GGGTATCTTCACTGAAGGCATCTGCTGCATTATCGCAGGGCTGCTGGGCACAGGCAATGGGTCCACATCGTCCAGCCCCAACATTGGTGTTCTGGGGATTACCAAG GTAGGCAGCCGGCGTGTGGTGCAGTACGGTGCGGGAATCATGCTCGTCCTGGGCACAGTTGGCAAGTTCACCGCCCTTTTTGCTTCACTCCCTGACCCCATACTGGGGGGTATGTTCTGCACCCTTTTTG GCATGATTACGGCTGTGGGGCTATCCAACTTGCAGTTTGTGGACATGAACTCCTCCCGCAACCTGTTCGTGCTCGGATTTTCTATGTTCTTTGGGCTCACGCTGCCCAATTACCTGGAGTCCAACCCTGGCACCATAAACACAG GTATTCCTGAAGTGGACCAGATTCTGACTGTGCTGCTGACCACAGAGATGTTCGTGGGTGGGTGCCTCGCTTTCATACTGGACAACACAGTGCCAG GGAGCCCAGAAGAACGAGGTCTGATACAATGGAAAGCTGGGGCCCATGCCAACAGTGAGATGTCCACCAGCCTCAAGAGCTATGACTTCCCCATTGGGATGAACATTGTAAAAAGAATTGCCTTTCTGAAATACATTCCTATCTGCCCAGTCTTCAAAGGATTTTCTTCAAGGTCGAAAACCCAGCCTCCAGTTCCAGAAGACACTCCAGAAAATATACAAACTGGATCTGCATGCACCAAAGTCTGA